The genomic window TCACAATAAGTATTTCTTTTGCTCAAAGTTCAACTAAAAAAGCTGACAAATTGTTCGATAGAATGTGGTATAAAGAGGCTTCGGTTTTATATGAATTAGAGCTTAATAAAATTGAAAGAAAAGATAAAGAATTTACAGATAGTAATGATTCAACATATGTTAGGCTTTTAAAGCGAGCAGGGGATTCGTACTTTTTTAATACAGATATGAAAAATGCCTATGTATGGTATGATAAGTTGATATCCAATTTTTATCCAAATGTAGATTCAGAATACATCTTTAGATATGCGCATGCATTAGAGGGAACAGGTAAGTATAGAGAAGCAAAACGCTGGATGAAAGAGTTTTCTAAAAGAACTATAGATAGCGATGATAGATCGGTTTTATTAGATCAAAAATTATTGACAGTTGAAGATGTTTTGGATATTCAACCCGGTTTCATTTTAAAGAACTTATCTACAAATACGAAGTATTCAGATTTTGGGCCTATGTATTATAAGGATCAATTAGTGTATTCCTCTGCTGTAGATTCTTCTAACTATCACACTAGAATTTACCATTGGAATGAACAGCCTTTTTTAAATATGTATTTAGGGAAAATAAATACTATAGGATCGGATGTGAAATTGATTGATGAATTTTCTAAAAATTTAAATACACGTTATCATGAGGCTACTTTAGCTTTTTCTCCAGACGAAACAAAAATTTATTTTACTCGTAATAATTATAACGGTAGTTTGCATAGAGATGATAAAGGCACAAACCATTTAAAACTTTATAGTGCGGAGTTGCGTAAAGATGAAGATAGTTTGCCTACATGGCAAAACGTAAAAGAATTACCATTTAATAGTGAAGATTATTCAGTAGGTCATCCAACAGTAAGTAGCGATGGGAAGTTGTTATATTTCGTTTCGGATATGCCAGGTTCTATTGGAGGTACAGATATTTTTGTTGTAGATATTTTAGATGAAAAAACAAATAGTAAAATACAAGATAGTACTTATACCGGTTATTCTAAACCAAGAAATTTAGGTGAAACGATAAATACTGAAGGACGAGAAATGTTTCCTTACATAACAGATAATGCACTGTATTTTGCATCTGATGGACATTTAGGACTTGGTGGGCTGGATGTTTATGAAAGTCGAATTATTGATTCTAATTTTCAAAAACCAGTAAATCTAGGAGCGCCATTAAATAGTGAGTTAGACGATTTTGGTTTTATTGTAAATGAAGAAAAAAACAAAGGCTTTGTATGTTCAAACAGATTAACAGGTAAGGGTGATGATGATATTTACTCATTTGTTCGTTTACCAAAAGAAGATGTTTTATGCGAGCAATTAGTTAGAGGTTATGTATCAAATGTAATTACAGGAGAGCGTATTGCAAACGTGAAAATGACTTTGTTTTCTAGTGATGGTAAAGAGTTAGAATCGACTACCACAGATATTGCTGGTGCTTATAAGTTTAATTCTGTTTTAGATTGCGCTACCAAGTTTAATGTTGTAGCAGCCAAAACAGGATATGAAACGAAAGAAAAACCAGTGTTAACTTTAAACGAAAATGGAGAAACCGTTGTTGCTTTAGGTCTTGAAACACTTAATGAATTAATTGTTGAAGAACAAGGTGTTTTAAAAATAAAAATAGGAATTATTTATTTCGATTTAGATAAATCCTTTATTAGAAACGACGCTTCTATAGAGTTGAATAAAATTGTTTTATTGATGGCGCAGTACCCTGAAATGGTTATAAAAATTGAATCTCATACAGATGCTAGAAATAGTGATGCATACAATTTAAGTTTATCCGATAGAAGAGCAAAATCCACTAGAGACTATATAGTAGGTCAAGGTATAAATGCTAGCAGAATTAAAAGCGCAGAAGGATTTGGTGAATCACAATTAATAAATCATTGTAAAAATGGAGTTAAGTGTAGCGAAAGTGAGCACCAACTTAACAGAAGATCCGAATTTATAATAGTGAAGATGTAGGTTGATTTTAAAATATTTCAAAATAAGAAAAGCGGATATATATTTATATATCCGCTTTTCTTATTTTATATGTTTATATATGCTGTCTAATAATTTTTTTTCATCAAAAGGTTTAGTGATAACAGCGTTAATACCGGCTTTTTTAAAACGTTTTAAATCTTCTTGAAAAGCTTCGGTTGATAGAAGGATAATAGGTGTTTTTTTATGCTCTTTTGATAAATTACGAACCGAAGTTGCTAAGTCTACAACCGAATAATCGTGTATTGTATTTGCTAATAATATCAAGTCGACTTCTTGGCTTGTTATATTAGGGATCAATTCTTCTCCTTTAGAAATTATATTTAGGTAGAAATCTCCAGTGGCTGCTAATATTTTCAAGAGGGTAAGTTGCATTAATTCCGAGTCTTCAACAAGCAGTATATTGCGCTTTACACCTAAATGTGGTAATTGATTTTTTAATAATTCCTGTTTTAAACTATCATTAAAAAGGGACTCGTTAATACTTATATTACATTTAAATTTGGTTCCTTCATTTATAGTACTTTCAACGGTAATATTACCATTCATTTCAGAAATAATATGTTCTGTTATTGAAAGTCCAAGTCCTGCTGTGTTTTCATTTTCAATTGTAGATTCAATTTTTGTAAACCTTTCAAAGATAAAATCTAATTTGTTAGGAGGAATACCACAACCTGTATCTATAACTTCAATTTGGATATTAGCTTTTCTGGCTCTAATATAATTAAGTGATACCTTTAAGTCTATAGAACCATGGTTAGTAAACGTTATGGCATTGCTTAATAGATTTTCTATAACTTGTTTTAACCTCGCAGAATCCCCTCTAAGGTAATCAGGAAGACGCTCATCAATAGAAATATTAAACTTAAGAGATTTGTTAGATGCGAGAATTTTGTATGCCGAAACAATATCTTTTAATATTTCTTTAAAATTAAAAACTTTGTCAACTAGCTTAAGTTTACCAGATTGTATTTTAGAGATGTCTAGAATGTTTTCAATTCTATCTTTTAAATCCTTATTTGAAGATAGAACAATCCCTAAATAATTTTTTTGTTCATCGTTTAGCTGATTGTTTTTTAGAAGTAATTTACTAAAAATTAAAGAAGCCGTAATCGGGTTTCGAAGCTGGTGGCTAAAATTTGCAATAAAGTTATTTTTAAAAGTTTCTTTTTCTAGTAAGTATTCGTTCTTTAATTCTAATACTTGAGAGTTTATAATAGATTCATTTCTAGTTTGAGCAGCAAGTTGATAGTTACTGTAGTGCTTTGTTAAGTCCTCAATAATTACGAGGTTTTCGTTTTTGTTTTGTGAATGTATTGTAACATCTGTAATAAAAAGCAGATCTTCAAAATTTAGATTGATGCAAGAAAAATCAAAACGCTCGTTTTCGATTAACAATAAGCTGCTTAATATTTCAAAAAAAGGATGGCTATTTTGTAATAAATCGTTTTTTTTAACGGGTAAGATGGTCTCATCAGATTCTAGAATGCATCCAGAGTCATCGACTAAAATGTATTGAAAATTATTTTTATGAAATTTTTTTTTATAAGCTTCTAACATGATTCTAAATTAATGCGTTAGCTAATTTAGCAAATAGAGTTTCAACTTTACTACCAGTTTTCGCGCTAACAAATAAATCGACTAAAGAGTCGAAAGTATCGCTGTATTGCGTTAAATATGTTTTGTTTACCAGATCCATTTTGTTACCCACTACTTTGATAGGGATGTTTGGGTAATTTTCTTTTAAAAAATTTAGCTCGTCAGCAAGGTTTTCAAAAGTTACGGGTCTAGATAAATCGAATACGTATATAAAGCCGTGAGTTCCTAATAAGTAAGAAGAACGTGTTTTTTTTATGTCGTCTTGCCCTTCCAAATCCCAAATAATTAGGGAAATAGATTCTTTATCAGTTACTTCAATTGTCTTTTTAGAAATATGAACACCAATAGTAACTTTATATTCTTCAGAAAAAGTATTTTGAACAAAACGTCTAATTAATGATGTTTTACCAACGCCAAAATGACCTATTAATACAATTTTTTTAGATGCTGTCATTTTCAAAGAAATCTTCTAGTTTTTTAGTTAATAAAATTTTATTGTTTAAAATACTGGGTACCTTTTGTTTATTTATGAATTCAAGAATTTTATCTTCCAATTTATCTTTGAATATTATATTATAAGCCCCAGAAACAACAACGGCCATATAAAATGAAGAAAAATTTTGGAGGTGAATATGGTAAAGATCATATTCTATGTATTGCAAATTTTGACTTTCTTTTTTAAAAGCATCTTCAACAAAACTCTTAATAGCGGTTAGCATACCAGCTACCATATCTTCATCGGCCATTTCATCTTTCGAAAATTCTGCTAATACAATTCCAGAACCTTTTTCAATAATAATTACCTGTTCTATTTTTGTATTGGTTTGTTCTTGAATCATTATGTCAGATTCATCAACACCCGATGCTTTAGATTTTGCTTTTCTAAAAAAACGTTTAAATGAAAAAGTATTATTTACTTGATTATTTATTTTTTCAGAAAGTAATTTCATTTCATGTTGTACATAACGCTTAACCATTTTTCCTAATATTGGAAAAAGTGCTTCAACAACAGCATCTTGCGAGTTTTTAATTTCTTTTTTTAAAGCTTCTGTAATTGTTGCCCCGAGCCTATCAGGCATTTCGTTTATAAATGCTGTTATTTTCTCGTCAATAATAGGGTCTATCTTGGTCGATAGGTTTTTATGATTATTAAGAGTCTCTTCAAGTATTTTAATTTTTTTCTCAATAGATGAGGCAAATTCTCGCTCATCATTAAGCAAAATATCTTTAATGATACTTAATTTTTCATCTTGATTCATTTAAGAAAATATATTTATTCACTTATATTTTTACCTAATTTGATAAAAAGCTCACTTAATAATTTACGATCAATCTTTTTATTATCAAGATTTTCTAGCTTATCATTTACGGAGTTTTCAAGATCGGTAATTCTAATGTTTACATCTGTACTAAGAGAATCAATATTTTTTAAAAGTTCAGATTCTACAGCGCTAATTAAATTTTGAAGTTCTTCTTTCTTAGCTAAAATATCAGTTTTTAAAGCCTCAAATTCCGAATCGTAAGCCTGAATATTATCTCCAAAAATAAGCTCCTTAATGGCATCAATTTTTGAAGTGGCATTTTTAGATTTGCCATTCAAATGTTCTTCAGTCTCTACTTTTACGTGTTCTTTCATTTTCGGGAGTGTTTGCTATTAATACAAAAGTAATCTAAAATGGATAAAAATTATTGGATTTTGAGTTTTTTTAGAATAACCGATGCCTTAACTAAAGAGAAATAATGGGTTGATGTATAAATTGTAAGATAGTAATATGTTTAAAAGAATAAGTGATTTATCACTTATTATTAATTTAATGACTATAAGTATGAGGTTTTTTAGTTTAAGTAAATACTTTCTTATTGGGTGTTAAAAATGCTGAAAGGAACTCTAATATTTATTTTTTTTGAAGATTACTTAGGGGAGTTCTATTTATGGATTTGAAAAACTTAAGGGCGTGTTGTTTTAATTGTTCTTAATCTCAGTTTTGTGAATTAAAAGATTGGTTTTGTTTAATCAATTTCCGAAGAAATAGCATGTTTTTGTTTAGCTAATTAATCTCATCTCTAATAGGTTGAGGTGTGTAATGGAGAGTTTGGTGTAAAGGAAAAGCATTTAGGGCTAAAGAAGATTAAAACACCAAAAATAAATTGTTAGAATATAAGTGGTTTTATTAAGAAAGAAATAATAATTTTTCTCAAAAGAACATTTTTTTTGATAGAGGCGTATTATTTTCTATATTTGACTGCTCGTACTAAATCGAACTGTTTAAATATAGAATAATAGCCTGAGTTTTAATTATTAGTTTAAACAAGAAAAATGCAGAAATCCTATTTTAGCATCCCTCTTTCGTTACCGTTCCATATTGTAGCATTAAATGCTACCTTTTATTTTTTTATACCGGAAACTTATGGAAATGGTTTAGAAGGTATTATTTATTACAATTTAGCATGGTTCCTTACTACACATTCTATAAATTTTTATGCAACTGTAAGACGACAAGTATTTACTATTAAAGCCAAAAGTTTCTTTACACTATTTGTGTTATATGGGATGGCATTTTTTGCTTCGTTTACTTTCTTTGGGTTCAAGGATTACAGTCCACTGTATCTCATTGCAGTATATGCGTTCTTTTGTGCTCAAATACTAATTTTACGCATGTTCTTTCATTGGGCAAGAAAAATTTATCTTTCTAATACAGTGAACAATACTAAAGTAATTGTAGTGGGATGGGATAAAAATCTAAAAAAGGTACGTGCCATTTTTGATAACCCAGAGCACGAGTATGAATATGTAGGTTTTTTTGATAATAAAATATCTAAAAGTCCTACTTATCTAGGGCCTATTGAAGACTGTTATAAGTATATTTTTGAAAATGATATTAGTGAAGTGTTTTGTATAGCCTCAAGTTTATCAAAAGAAGAAATTAAGAGTCTCATGCAAATAGCCGATAATAGTTTTAAGCGTATTAGAATCATTCCTGATAATAAAGAAATGTTCTCGCGTGCCATGTCCATTGAATTGTACGGTACAGTCCCAGTGCTAAACCTAAGAGCATCACCTTTAGAGTTGGAATATGCCAACTTTGTTAAGCGGGTATTTGATATTGTATTCTCCATTGGAGTTATTTTATTTGTTCTTTCTTGGTTGGTGCCGGTTGTATATATATTACAAAAATTTGATTCTAAAGGTCCTCTATTTTTTAAGCAGAAGCGAGACGGGGTGAATAAGAAGACTTTTTTATGTTATAAATTTAGGTCAATGACCGAGACTAATGAAAGTGATAGTAAAATGGCTACTAAGGGAGATATGCGTATTACTCGATTAGGGAAAATTTTACGAAAAACCAGTATTGATGAGTTGCCTCAGTTTTTGAATGTGCTTAGAGGGGATATGAGTGTTGTAGGACCTCGACCGCATATGAAATTGCATACGGAGGAGTTCCAAAGCACTGTGGACAAATACTTGGTAAGGCACTTTTTAAAACCTGGTATTACAGGTTTGGCGCAGGTAAAGGGGTATCGAGGAGAAATTATAGATAAATCTGATATTGTTAACAGAGTACGTTATGATATTTTTTATATGGAAAAGTGGTCCTTTAAACTAGATCTAAGAATAATCTATCTAACTGTTTTTAATGCCTTAAGTGGAGAAGAGAAAGCTTATTAATTGTTCTCTCTATTTAGAGATATATTATTAGTTTATTTTTAATGTGCGTAATAAGCATTATGCTTAAATATTCTTGGTGTTTCTTAATCTTAAATTCACTACATCTAACGTTTGTTCTTGAAACTCATCAACAAGGCACTAATAACTAGTTTACCGCTTAGGGCAGTTTCTTGAGCTTTAGCTAATATTATTGCTGGCGAAGAAACATGAACACAACTGATACCTTCAGTTCTAAAAGTAATACCCTTATGTTTATTGTTTTTATTGATGAAATGATCTCGTGTATACTCATTAACCAGATAGTTGTCCATACCATTATCGGTTAAAAAAATCCGGCGAAATAGAATCATTAAACTATTATCAGGCCAATTAATTACTACGCCGTTAATTTCTATATAATATTTTGGTTTTTTCAATATACTTTTTATTTTAAAAATTGCTTTCTACATTGTTTCTATACTGTTTAACTTATGCCTATTTCAGGATGTGGTAACATTTGAATAAGGGAAAAAAGATTAAAACGATATTCTATTCTTTTAATAAAAAGGAGTAAGGTTTAGAACGGTTTATATAATATTCTTCTTGTACCATATTGTTAAGTATCGAGTAAGCGAGAGGGTTTAACACCGATATAGCATCATTTGTTGTACACCTTGTTTAATTTGTGTTAAATTTAGAATCTAACATTCTCTAATTTGCTTTTAAATTTAGGTGATATTCTATTTTATTAAAATTAATTATTTTAAAATAAAAAAGAATGTAACTTAGTAAATAGAAACAGGCATACATGAGTTTAAATAGAACCTTTTATTCTTTTATTATTTTATTCTTTTTTAGTCTTAATTTTTGGGGCCAAAATATAGATCGAGATTTTAATTTTGTTAAAATCAAAGATGGAATATCCAAAGTTGGAATTTACTCAGTTTCACAAGATCACTATGGTTTTATTTGGATATGCACAAATGGTTCTGGTTTGTACAAATTTGACGGAATTGATTATACCTCTTATAAATTTAAAGTAGATGATTCAACATCTTTAAGTAGTAATTTAGTTTTTACTTCTTATATAGATAAATCTAATCGGTTATGGATAGGAACCGAAGATGGTTTAAACCTTTACAATCGAGATTTAGATCAATTCGAAAGAATTAATGCTGGAAACTTTGGAGAAACAAGTGTCTCGGTGTTAAGCATTCACGAAGATAATAATAATAACCTTTATGTTGGTACTGGACAATTGGGGTTGCTAAAAATGAATTTAGAAACCTTCGAAATTATTTCTATTCCAGATAGAAGTGGAGTTGTTCCTGCTATTAATAGTATAAAGTCTAGTAAAAATGGAACTATATTTCTTGGCACTAGCGTTGGTCTAAGAATAGTAGATACTGAAACTAATAAAATAATATCACCTAAGATAGATAAAGGGGTTGGAGAGATTGATTTATCGGGTCCGGTTCAATATTTACATCTAGATGATGATGTTCTTTGGGCTGGTACATATAGCAAAGGGCTTTATAAATATACTTTTAAAGATATAAGTATAAATACTTTTTCAAGTTATGAAATAAGCAATAAGCGAATATTAGCTATCGTACAATTGCCAGATAGTTCCTTACTTGTCGGAACTGAGAACGATGGTTTGTTTCATATGTCAAACACGGGATCCCTAATTAAAAATTATATATACAAAAAGGAAGATGGAAAAAGTATTCTTTCCAATTCAATATGGTCATTGTTTATTGATAATGATCAGCGAATTTGGATGGGGTATTATAACTCAGGTGTTGCTTTAAGCGATGATTTGTTTGATAAGTTTAAAAACATCGAAAGTTTAACTAATAATAAAAACACACTACAAAATGGATCTGTAACCGGATTTGTTAAATCAAAGAATGGAGATATATGGATTTCCATGGATGGTGGGGGTATTGATATTTATAATTCAAAGGAATCAAAGATTAGGCATGTCAATATAGATGCTGATGACTATTTTTCGGGATTAACAAGTAATTATATTCAAACCCTTTTTATAGATAGTAAAGAAAACATATGGGCAGGTAGTTGGGATAACGGTATTTATCTATTAAGGAAAGGTGCTAAAAAATTTGAAAATATCAATATTCAAAGTTCAAATGGTAAATTAAAATCGAATGCAATATTAAGTTTTGGTGAGGGGCTTGATGGTGATATATGGATAGGAACTTTCTATGCAGGTGTTTATTCATATAATTTAAAAGAGAATGAAATAAAGCATTATAATTCAAATCAATTTACCAATTATAGCATACCAACTAGCGACGTTAGAAAAATATTAGTTGATTCTAATGGAAGTATTTGGCTTGGAACTACAGAGGGACTTTTTGTTCTAAAAAAAGGAGATAATGCAGAGTTATATCTTACGTCGTTTAGAGAACAAATGTTTAAATCTTATAATAATCATAAAAGTACAGGGCATATTCTTTCTTTATTTGAAAGTTCTGATAATTTTTTATGGATAGGAACTCGAGGAGCAGGACTTTGCCGTTACGATATAACAAATAATGAGTTTAAATGGTTTAATGAATTAAATGGTTTTAAAGAAGATAATGTAGCGAGTATTTTGGAATCTCAGAATGGTGATTTATGGATTAGTGGTAATTCTGGGCTAACAAAATTCAATACAAAAGATTATCAAACAACTAGTTTTACTGTTAATG from Algibacter sp. L1A34 includes these protein-coding regions:
- a CDS encoding OmpA family protein yields the protein MKNTITLLFLFTISISFAQSSTKKADKLFDRMWYKEASVLYELELNKIERKDKEFTDSNDSTYVRLLKRAGDSYFFNTDMKNAYVWYDKLISNFYPNVDSEYIFRYAHALEGTGKYREAKRWMKEFSKRTIDSDDRSVLLDQKLLTVEDVLDIQPGFILKNLSTNTKYSDFGPMYYKDQLVYSSAVDSSNYHTRIYHWNEQPFLNMYLGKINTIGSDVKLIDEFSKNLNTRYHEATLAFSPDETKIYFTRNNYNGSLHRDDKGTNHLKLYSAELRKDEDSLPTWQNVKELPFNSEDYSVGHPTVSSDGKLLYFVSDMPGSIGGTDIFVVDILDEKTNSKIQDSTYTGYSKPRNLGETINTEGREMFPYITDNALYFASDGHLGLGGLDVYESRIIDSNFQKPVNLGAPLNSELDDFGFIVNEEKNKGFVCSNRLTGKGDDDIYSFVRLPKEDVLCEQLVRGYVSNVITGERIANVKMTLFSSDGKELESTTTDIAGAYKFNSVLDCATKFNVVAAKTGYETKEKPVLTLNENGETVVALGLETLNELIVEEQGVLKIKIGIIYFDLDKSFIRNDASIELNKIVLLMAQYPEMVIKIESHTDARNSDAYNLSLSDRRAKSTRDYIVGQGINASRIKSAEGFGESQLINHCKNGVKCSESEHQLNRRSEFIIVKM
- a CDS encoding hybrid sensor histidine kinase/response regulator; this encodes MLEAYKKKFHKNNFQYILVDDSGCILESDETILPVKKNDLLQNSHPFFEILSSLLLIENERFDFSCINLNFEDLLFITDVTIHSQNKNENLVIIEDLTKHYSNYQLAAQTRNESIINSQVLELKNEYLLEKETFKNNFIANFSHQLRNPITASLIFSKLLLKNNQLNDEQKNYLGIVLSSNKDLKDRIENILDISKIQSGKLKLVDKVFNFKEILKDIVSAYKILASNKSLKFNISIDERLPDYLRGDSARLKQVIENLLSNAITFTNHGSIDLKVSLNYIRARKANIQIEVIDTGCGIPPNKLDFIFERFTKIESTIENENTAGLGLSITEHIISEMNGNITVESTINEGTKFKCNISINESLFNDSLKQELLKNQLPHLGVKRNILLVEDSELMQLTLLKILAATGDFYLNIISKGEELIPNITSQEVDLILLANTIHDYSVVDLATSVRNLSKEHKKTPIILLSTEAFQEDLKRFKKAGINAVITKPFDEKKLLDSIYKHIK
- a CDS encoding Rab family GTPase, which encodes MTASKKIVLIGHFGVGKTSLIRRFVQNTFSEEYKVTIGVHISKKTIEVTDKESISLIIWDLEGQDDIKKTRSSYLLGTHGFIYVFDLSRPVTFENLADELNFLKENYPNIPIKVVGNKMDLVNKTYLTQYSDTFDSLVDLFVSAKTGSKVETLFAKLANALI
- a CDS encoding cell envelope biogenesis protein OmpA, translating into MNQDEKLSIIKDILLNDEREFASSIEKKIKILEETLNNHKNLSTKIDPIIDEKITAFINEMPDRLGATITEALKKEIKNSQDAVVEALFPILGKMVKRYVQHEMKLLSEKINNQVNNTFSFKRFFRKAKSKASGVDESDIMIQEQTNTKIEQVIIIEKGSGIVLAEFSKDEMADEDMVAGMLTAIKSFVEDAFKKESQNLQYIEYDLYHIHLQNFSSFYMAVVVSGAYNIIFKDKLEDKILEFINKQKVPSILNNKILLTKKLEDFFENDSI
- a CDS encoding fructose 1,6-bisphosphatase, with amino-acid sequence MKEHVKVETEEHLNGKSKNATSKIDAIKELIFGDNIQAYDSEFEALKTDILAKKEELQNLISAVESELLKNIDSLSTDVNIRITDLENSVNDKLENLDNKKIDRKLLSELFIKLGKNISE
- a CDS encoding exopolysaccharide biosynthesis polyprenyl glycosylphosphotransferase, translating into MQKSYFSIPLSLPFHIVALNATFYFFIPETYGNGLEGIIYYNLAWFLTTHSINFYATVRRQVFTIKAKSFFTLFVLYGMAFFASFTFFGFKDYSPLYLIAVYAFFCAQILILRMFFHWARKIYLSNTVNNTKVIVVGWDKNLKKVRAIFDNPEHEYEYVGFFDNKISKSPTYLGPIEDCYKYIFENDISEVFCIASSLSKEEIKSLMQIADNSFKRIRIIPDNKEMFSRAMSIELYGTVPVLNLRASPLELEYANFVKRVFDIVFSIGVILFVLSWLVPVVYILQKFDSKGPLFFKQKRDGVNKKTFLCYKFRSMTETNESDSKMATKGDMRITRLGKILRKTSIDELPQFLNVLRGDMSVVGPRPHMKLHTEEFQSTVDKYLVRHFLKPGITGLAQVKGYRGEIIDKSDIVNRVRYDIFYMEKWSFKLDLRIIYLTVFNALSGEEKAY